A portion of the Candidatus Pristimantibacillus lignocellulolyticus genome contains these proteins:
- a CDS encoding sigma-70 family RNA polymerase sigma factor — MVNDELAKYAIAGNEAAFVELMQQYEQQLYRIAYSYMRNEHDALEAMQELTYRSFRNIRSIKEPQYIRTWLTRILINLCQDMLRKQKREIPIKQVVDQQLDYQSQQATEIEILDTLSSLSEEQRELIMMKYIEDRSNVDIAQSLNIPEGTVKSRLHYALRKLRLLFKEEGI, encoded by the coding sequence ATGGTTAATGATGAGCTTGCTAAATATGCTATAGCGGGAAATGAAGCTGCTTTCGTGGAGTTAATGCAGCAATATGAACAACAGCTATATCGTATTGCTTACAGCTATATGCGTAACGAACATGATGCGCTTGAAGCGATGCAGGAACTTACCTATCGTAGCTTTCGTAATATACGTTCCATTAAAGAACCACAATATATTCGCACTTGGTTAACGAGAATATTAATTAATCTATGTCAAGATATGTTGCGCAAACAGAAGCGGGAAATACCGATTAAACAAGTAGTTGATCAACAATTAGATTATCAATCCCAGCAAGCTACAGAAATAGAGATTCTAGATACACTATCAAGTTTAAGTGAAGAACAACGGGAGCTAATTATGATGAAGTATATCGAAGATCGAAGCAATGTAGATATTGCTCAATCATTGAATATCCCAGAAGGAACAGTGAAATCAAGATTGCATTATGCACTTC
- a CDS encoding translation initiation factor 2 yields the protein MNNKKNKQTEQNSDAEDRYIAKLAFLGGTLATIGDGIAAVAAGMALQQFDKEKNQSSDDQSDLIQQIEQMQKQIDLLTYKIEKMERKKR from the coding sequence ATGAATAATAAAAAAAATAAACAAACAGAACAAAATAGTGATGCAGAAGACAGATACATTGCGAAACTTGCCTTTTTGGGAGGGACACTTGCTACAATAGGTGATGGAATTGCTGCTGTTGCTGCGGGTATGGCACTTCAACAATTTGACAAAGAAAAGAATCAAAGCTCTGATGATCAATCAGATTTAATCCAACAAATTGAGCAAATGCAAAAACAAATAGATCTGCTAACATATAAAATAGAAAAGATGGAGCGTAAGAAAAGGTGA
- a CDS encoding DinB family protein produces the protein MNTETVIAMWKSLQGRFHKMVKELPQESLSLSIGPASVGHMIRHSAEVEFVYAEWVFGTPKPADLEYHTLRGPGNSAVEFDNVDELVALLEASNAIIIAAMKALPEEDWNKEVKTPRGTFSPLDAISQLMYHTGIHAGQISLMQKHAQ, from the coding sequence ATGAATACAGAAACAGTAATTGCAATGTGGAAGTCCTTACAAGGTCGTTTCCACAAGATGGTTAAGGAATTGCCGCAAGAATCTCTTTCATTGTCGATTGGTCCTGCTTCCGTAGGTCATATGATCAGACATAGTGCTGAAGTTGAATTTGTATATGCAGAATGGGTATTCGGAACGCCGAAACCTGCTGATCTTGAATATCACACATTACGTGGTCCCGGTAATTCTGCAGTCGAATTCGATAATGTAGATGAGCTAGTCGCTTTGCTTGAGGCATCTAACGCTATAATTATTGCCGCTATGAAGGCATTACCAGAAGAAGATTGGAATAAAGAAGTGAAAACGCCTCGTGGAACATTCTCTCCACTAGATGCAATTTCTCAACTAATGTACCATACTGGTATTCACGCAGGTCAAATTTCACTAATGCAAAAGCACGCACAATAA
- a CDS encoding pyridoxamine 5'-phosphate oxidase family protein has product MKSIFLSTIGLDGSPFLSYAPFVEHEGKVYIYLSRIAEHYQNMENNPAVDVMLVADESATKNIFARERARFKGQAANVGNEGFEDVFAKFEEKFGAPTFKMLRTLDFSLFELTLANGRYVIGFGQAFDVDFAGEHFDHVNRDAHGQDVKPGKPESK; this is encoded by the coding sequence ATGAAATCTATTTTCTTAAGCACAATTGGTCTAGATGGTAGTCCATTCTTATCTTATGCACCATTCGTTGAACATGAAGGTAAAGTATATATCTACCTTAGTCGTATAGCTGAGCATTATCAAAACATGGAAAACAACCCTGCTGTAGACGTTATGTTAGTTGCTGATGAATCTGCCACTAAAAACATTTTTGCTCGTGAGCGTGCTCGCTTTAAGGGTCAAGCTGCAAACGTTGGTAATGAAGGTTTTGAAGATGTATTCGCGAAATTCGAAGAGAAATTTGGTGCTCCAACATTCAAAATGCTTCGTACATTAGACTTCTCATTATTCGAACTTACACTAGCTAATGGCCGTTATGTTATTGGTTTTGGTCAAGCGTTCGATGTTGACTTTGCAGGCGAACATTTCGATCATGTTAACCGTGATGCACATGGTCAAGATGTTAAACCTGGAAAACCTGAAAGTAAATAA
- a CDS encoding iron ABC transporter permease yields the protein MSEGSTRKKSAMIGIAGVVLVLSALFAIGIGSVSVNPIVTLQTLLGNGDDTSSVILWDIRIPRVILALIVGANLAISGALLQAVVQNPLADPGVTGVSSGAATAALFIMLVMPQSSMLVPVGAIAGGLIAAAMVYAMAWQRSIGFQPVRIILSGVAVNAIFGGLMGLLQLLYSDRLPAAVQWMNGSLAGKDIGDVWFILPYSIAGWIFALLCIRKINILRLGEQTAHNLGQNMNRVRLILSVLAVFLAAISVSMVGLVGFVGLVVPHISRLLIGSDFRFSLPFSILLGAIMLLIADMIGRSLFGAIQIPAGIVMAMIGGPYFLYLMRKGGA from the coding sequence GTGTCTGAGGGATCGACAAGAAAGAAGTCAGCTATGATTGGAATCGCAGGTGTCGTACTGGTCCTCTCTGCACTTTTTGCTATTGGTATAGGCAGTGTTAGCGTTAATCCTATTGTTACCCTGCAAACCTTGCTTGGAAATGGTGACGATACTAGTTCTGTTATTTTATGGGACATTCGTATACCACGAGTTATACTAGCATTAATTGTAGGAGCAAATCTAGCAATTTCAGGTGCACTTTTGCAAGCTGTTGTACAAAATCCTTTGGCAGATCCAGGAGTTACTGGTGTATCAAGTGGAGCAGCCACCGCTGCACTATTTATTATGCTAGTTATGCCACAATCAAGTATGTTGGTTCCTGTAGGAGCAATTGCAGGAGGATTGATTGCTGCCGCTATGGTGTATGCAATGGCATGGCAACGTTCTATAGGCTTCCAGCCTGTAAGAATCATTTTGTCAGGTGTCGCAGTTAATGCAATATTTGGTGGGTTAATGGGTTTACTACAATTACTTTATAGTGATCGACTACCTGCTGCTGTTCAATGGATGAATGGTAGTTTAGCAGGAAAAGACATTGGTGATGTGTGGTTTATCTTACCTTATTCGATTGCAGGATGGATTTTTGCGCTATTATGTATACGCAAAATTAATATACTACGTCTAGGTGAACAGACAGCGCATAATTTGGGACAGAATATGAATCGTGTTCGTTTAATTCTATCGGTATTAGCTGTATTTCTCGCAGCAATTTCTGTATCAATGGTAGGGTTAGTAGGATTTGTAGGTCTGGTTGTTCCCCATATTTCACGATTGTTGATTGGCTCAGACTTTAGATTTAGCTTGCCATTTAGTATTTTACTAGGTGCAATTATGCTCCTTATTGCAGATATGATTGGTCGTTCTTTATTTGGAGCGATTCAGATCCCTGCAGGTATTGTTATGGCGATGATTGGCGGTCCATACTTCTTGTATCTTATGCGGAAGGGTGGAGCGTAG
- a CDS encoding HNH endonuclease yields the protein MVETNKKYCISCGQEKPISDFLRRTGRRESQNSRRGTCKRCRQAGTSLAGRGQVAETLSFSVPHNTGRAKWTRKKRQPASYHRQSPNSENSIVRADDIRPTSRGVVRMRGRSDTGRRWYEEIDPQQAKVLVKEGAAIIINPYTIRMVYSNKEFRRFILMRDHLTCHYCGESGDTIDHLLPRAKGGYTTPANCVCACLTCNQQKGNLTTEQFMNYLFMQSKDTVEV from the coding sequence ATGGTTGAAACAAATAAGAAGTACTGTATAAGCTGTGGTCAAGAGAAGCCGATTAGTGATTTCTTGAGGCGGACAGGTCGCCGAGAAAGTCAGAATAGTCGACGTGGAACATGTAAGCGTTGCAGACAAGCTGGAACTTCGTTGGCGGGTCGTGGACAAGTTGCCGAGACACTATCGTTCTCAGTTCCTCATAATACTGGGAGAGCTAAATGGACAAGGAAGAAAAGACAGCCAGCTTCTTACCATCGTCAATCACCGAATAGTGAGAATAGTATTGTTCGTGCTGATGATATTAGACCAACTTCCCGTGGTGTTGTAAGGATGCGTGGAAGATCAGATACAGGTCGTAGATGGTATGAAGAAATTGATCCGCAGCAAGCTAAAGTACTAGTTAAAGAAGGGGCAGCGATTATCATTAATCCATACACGATTCGTATGGTCTATAGTAACAAAGAATTTCGAAGGTTTATTTTGATGAGAGATCATCTGACTTGTCATTATTGCGGTGAAAGCGGAGATACGATCGATCATCTATTACCACGTGCCAAAGGTGGTTATACGACTCCTGCTAATTGCGTATGTGCATGTCTTACCTGCAATCAGCAGAAGGGAAATCTTACAACGGAACAATTTATGAATTACTTATTTATGCAATCTAAAGATACTGTCGAAGTTTGA
- a CDS encoding DoxX family protein: protein MSKAVIIPENPVSRFLFSSTQAAWFWLVVRLYVGYSWITAGWGKINNDAWVGENAGTAIKGFMGGVLAKAEEGKDVTSWYATFVENVVIPNAKVFSYMVAFGEVLIGLGLIVGLLTGIAAFCGGLMNVSFLLAGTVSSNPVLFILATWLVLAWKNAGWYGLDRWALPLLGTPWSGKKKKEDASETTVEA, encoded by the coding sequence ATGAGTAAAGCTGTTATCATTCCTGAAAATCCAGTATCTCGTTTTCTATTCAGTAGTACACAAGCTGCTTGGTTCTGGTTAGTCGTTAGACTTTATGTTGGTTATTCTTGGATCACAGCAGGTTGGGGTAAAATTAATAATGACGCTTGGGTTGGCGAAAATGCTGGTACTGCCATTAAAGGATTTATGGGCGGAGTATTAGCTAAAGCTGAAGAAGGAAAAGACGTAACTTCTTGGTATGCAACATTCGTAGAGAATGTAGTTATTCCAAATGCGAAAGTGTTTTCTTACATGGTAGCTTTCGGTGAAGTTCTTATCGGTCTTGGTCTAATCGTTGGTCTACTTACTGGTATCGCTGCATTCTGTGGTGGTCTAATGAACGTAAGCTTCCTATTAGCGGGTACAGTGAGTTCTAACCCTGTATTATTCATTCTTGCAACTTGGTTAGTATTAGCTTGGAAAAACGCTGGTTGGTATGGTCTTGACCGTTGGGCATTACCATTACTTGGTACACCATGGTCTGGAAAAAAGAAAAAAGAAGATGCTAGCGAAACTACTGTCGAAGCGTAA
- a CDS encoding MarR family transcriptional regulator: MDKYALFQQLIPFISSVHQMSHDMAKDVKSDSITPVQYKIMEYLAVSPPALLSDISDCMKMSMPNTSRELKKLTEQQLVEKIVDDSDRRKYYIHLTQQGTKMMDEAFAQIYLQFSERIADLSEADLIAVEDALHTLQTKVFNT; this comes from the coding sequence ATGGACAAGTACGCATTATTTCAACAACTCATTCCGTTTATATCATCGGTGCATCAAATGTCGCATGATATGGCTAAGGATGTGAAGTCTGATTCTATTACGCCGGTACAATATAAAATTATGGAGTATCTAGCGGTAAGCCCACCTGCTTTACTTAGTGATATTAGTGATTGCATGAAAATGTCTATGCCGAATACTAGTCGTGAGCTGAAGAAATTAACAGAGCAACAGCTGGTTGAGAAAATTGTGGATGATAGCGATCGTCGTAAATACTATATCCATCTCACACAGCAAGGAACGAAGATGATGGATGAGGCTTTTGCACAAATATATTTGCAATTTAGTGAGAGGATTGCAGATCTTTCTGAGGCGGATTTAATTGCGGTCGAGGATGCCCTTCATACCCTCCAAACTAAAGTCTTTAATACTTAA
- a CDS encoding NAD(P)H-dependent oxidoreductase: MNLLVIYTHPNHQSYNYSLFEEVMKGAKENALINEVRVLDLYEEKFNPVLFFDAQHRRRDMHKDPNLEKYREQILWANKIVMVYPIWWGRPPAMLLGYIDQMFASEFAYRDTKGWLAEGLLKGKSVVCISTMKGPTFYPLLWLNNSHKVLMRKALFNFVGIKKVKFFEFGFSESPNGKHKQKQQQIYRYFQALRV; this comes from the coding sequence ATGAATTTGCTCGTTATATACACTCACCCGAATCATCAGAGTTATAATTATTCGCTGTTCGAGGAAGTAATGAAAGGTGCCAAGGAGAATGCTCTAATTAATGAAGTTCGAGTATTAGATCTATATGAAGAAAAGTTTAATCCTGTACTTTTCTTTGATGCCCAGCATCGAAGAAGAGATATGCATAAAGATCCAAACCTTGAGAAATATAGAGAACAAATACTTTGGGCGAATAAAATCGTTATGGTGTATCCGATTTGGTGGGGGCGTCCACCGGCAATGTTACTTGGATATATAGATCAGATGTTTGCCTCAGAATTTGCCTATCGTGATACGAAAGGATGGTTAGCGGAAGGGCTTCTTAAGGGGAAATCAGTCGTCTGTATCTCGACGATGAAAGGTCCAACTTTCTATCCACTGCTATGGTTGAATAACTCTCATAAAGTTTTAATGAGAAAAGCATTATTTAATTTTGTTGGTATTAAGAAAGTGAAGTTTTTTGAATTTGGCTTCTCTGAAAGTCCAAATGGCAAACATAAACAAAAGCAGCAGCAGATCTATCGTTATTTTCAAGCGCTACGAGTTTAA
- a CDS encoding glycoside-pentoside-hexuronide (GPH):cation symporter has protein sequence MSQPGISTGNQVSHEQVVINRKFGLRDKLGYMFGDLGNDFFFILVSSFLMVYYTDIFNISAATVGILFLIARIWDAVADVTWGRFIDSRRATKHGKFKPWIFRMSFPLVLSGVLMFVHIPGMSNNFYLIYAFVTYLIWGTLYSTVNIPYGSMASVITEDPVERTALSTFRTMGAMIAGMLIGVVGPLVLFVDNEANSNRFLIAAIIFGIMSLASYMACYKMSTERNVPAADAAIVKTKLSTTLKGLMKNKPLISILSVSLIFMMLNMLLSAVNVYLFKNYFSNASALSIAGLVQVVSILIAVPLTKPLVKRLGKKETASIGMVLAAIVYLTLFFLPDLSAINFILISSIGAFGFGFFNIVVWAFVTDVIDYHEYLTGLREDGTVYSVYSFARKVGQAIAGGIGGFAIQAVGYESGKAVQTDQALHGIFTLSTLVPAIVFTILFFLLVFTYPLNKQKTNQLVTDLANRRSKN, from the coding sequence ATGAGTCAACCAGGGATATCAACAGGAAATCAAGTAAGCCACGAACAGGTAGTCATCAATCGAAAATTCGGTTTGCGTGACAAGTTAGGTTATATGTTCGGTGATCTAGGCAACGACTTCTTTTTTATTCTTGTAAGTTCATTTTTAATGGTGTACTACACCGATATTTTTAACATCAGTGCAGCAACAGTTGGTATATTGTTCTTAATTGCCCGGATTTGGGATGCGGTAGCTGATGTCACTTGGGGGAGATTTATCGACTCCAGGAGAGCAACTAAACACGGAAAGTTCAAACCGTGGATATTTAGAATGTCATTTCCGCTAGTACTATCAGGTGTACTAATGTTTGTGCATATACCAGGAATGAGCAATAATTTCTATCTTATTTATGCTTTTGTTACGTACCTTATCTGGGGTACATTGTATAGTACTGTTAACATCCCTTATGGTTCAATGGCATCAGTAATTACTGAAGACCCAGTTGAGCGTACAGCATTATCTACGTTTAGAACAATGGGTGCGATGATAGCTGGTATGCTAATTGGTGTGGTAGGTCCCTTAGTATTATTTGTGGATAATGAAGCAAATTCAAATCGTTTCTTAATAGCTGCCATCATATTTGGCATAATGTCATTAGCTAGCTATATGGCATGTTACAAGATGTCGACTGAGCGCAATGTTCCGGCTGCTGATGCTGCCATCGTGAAGACAAAGTTAAGTACGACTCTTAAAGGACTCATGAAGAACAAACCATTAATTTCTATTCTTTCCGTATCGCTTATCTTTATGATGCTCAATATGTTGTTAAGTGCAGTTAATGTGTATCTGTTCAAAAATTATTTCAGCAATGCATCCGCATTGAGTATTGCTGGTTTAGTCCAAGTCGTTAGTATTCTTATTGCGGTACCTTTAACAAAGCCATTAGTTAAACGTCTAGGAAAAAAAGAAACCGCTTCCATAGGAATGGTACTAGCTGCTATTGTATATTTGACGCTCTTCTTCCTGCCAGACCTATCTGCAATTAACTTTATCTTAATCTCGTCAATTGGTGCATTCGGCTTTGGATTTTTCAACATCGTCGTATGGGCTTTCGTAACAGATGTAATCGATTATCATGAGTATTTGACTGGTCTACGTGAAGATGGAACTGTGTACTCCGTTTATTCCTTTGCTCGTAAAGTAGGTCAAGCGATCGCTGGTGGTATTGGTGGATTTGCGATACAAGCTGTTGGTTATGAGTCCGGTAAAGCAGTTCAGACAGATCAAGCGTTACATGGAATATTCACACTAAGTACATTAGTACCTGCTATTGTGTTTACTATTTTGTTCTTCTTGCTAGTGTTCACTTATCCGCTGAACAAACAAAAAACGAATCAGCTTGTTACAGATCTAGCGAATAGAAGAAGTAAGAACTAA
- a CDS encoding beta galactosidase jelly roll domain-containing protein: MRTIKSLNHDWKFLKQNDELAQNTQYDDSNWEQVNVPHTWNAVDGANGYDFFKGACWYRKSFRVDTLVQGNKVFIEFEGSNSITDVYVNGQHLGQHRGGYSTFRFDITDVVQFGNSNTLAVKVDNTVVDDVYPQMADFTFFGGIYRNVNLVVVNNMHFDLMDYGSQGVYIQQDKVTDELASLTVRSNVVNDSVEDQKVRLWADIVDASGKIVAYAAKEVMIQAGATEIVEMPVSINNPTLWNGKKNPYMYKANVSLTSFNDTVDYLSIPVGIRYFHVDSEQGFFLNGKHLALNGVSRHQDRKDMGWAITPQEQEEDMALIKEVGATSIRLAHYQHNRYFYDLCDREGMVIWAEIPFISVMSKNELEGINAKQQMTELIRQNYNHPSIMFWGIQNEIQIGGETPALRKLVSELNELTKKEDPTRLSTMANVMFVPDDDDYNTVTDTLGYNKYYGWYNGEAQDFAGWLDGFHEKNPNVKLGISEYGAEGIIQYHTNDPQVKDYTEEYHALYHEIVWGIFKKRPFLWSTYVWNMFDFGANIRDEGGVKGRNNKGLVTYDRKIKKDAFYMYKANWSEEKFVHITSKRFVDRVDETIGVKVYSNCSSVTLYVNGVQHSTVASEDCVFQFDNISLRDGLNEITVRADQEGATYEDTAHFNKVNEANKSYEAPEAKGGIVDNWFEMPDTTDVVVEELVITDDVYSTKCTIGTIMENEEAKAVVTKHLGDFTQHPMFPMAQGFSFDMLATMASEVFSEKLLYMLNKELTKIKKS; encoded by the coding sequence ATGAGAACAATCAAAAGTTTGAACCATGACTGGAAATTTCTAAAACAAAATGATGAGTTAGCACAAAATACACAATATGATGATTCCAATTGGGAACAGGTAAATGTTCCTCACACATGGAATGCAGTTGACGGAGCTAATGGTTATGATTTCTTTAAAGGTGCTTGTTGGTACCGGAAGTCATTCAGAGTAGATACACTAGTACAAGGAAATAAAGTATTTATAGAATTTGAAGGATCGAACAGCATTACAGATGTCTATGTGAATGGACAACATTTGGGGCAGCATAGAGGTGGATACTCCACATTCCGATTTGATATTACTGATGTCGTGCAATTTGGAAATTCTAATACATTGGCTGTAAAAGTAGATAATACGGTAGTTGATGATGTGTATCCGCAGATGGCAGATTTCACATTTTTCGGTGGTATTTATCGTAATGTAAACCTAGTAGTTGTAAATAATATGCACTTTGATCTAATGGATTATGGCTCACAGGGTGTTTACATCCAACAAGATAAAGTGACGGATGAGTTAGCATCACTTACGGTGAGATCTAATGTTGTTAATGATAGCGTGGAAGATCAGAAAGTTCGCTTATGGGCAGACATTGTAGATGCAAGTGGTAAAATAGTCGCTTATGCAGCTAAGGAAGTTATGATTCAAGCTGGCGCTACAGAGATCGTAGAAATGCCAGTTAGCATTAACAATCCAACATTGTGGAACGGCAAGAAAAATCCATACATGTACAAAGCTAATGTTTCATTAACTAGCTTCAACGATACGGTAGATTATTTATCGATACCTGTTGGTATTCGTTACTTCCATGTTGATTCGGAGCAGGGATTTTTCCTAAATGGTAAGCATCTTGCACTTAATGGTGTGTCACGTCATCAGGATCGTAAAGATATGGGCTGGGCAATTACACCTCAAGAGCAAGAAGAGGATATGGCATTGATCAAGGAAGTAGGGGCTACATCAATTAGGTTAGCTCACTATCAACATAATCGTTACTTCTACGATCTATGCGATAGAGAAGGTATGGTTATATGGGCTGAAATACCATTCATCTCGGTCATGTCGAAAAACGAGCTAGAAGGAATTAACGCGAAGCAACAAATGACGGAACTTATTAGACAGAACTACAATCATCCATCCATTATGTTCTGGGGTATTCAGAATGAAATTCAAATCGGTGGTGAGACACCAGCGTTACGTAAGCTTGTATCTGAATTAAATGAACTAACGAAGAAAGAAGACCCAACTCGTTTATCAACGATGGCGAATGTTATGTTTGTTCCAGATGATGATGATTACAATACGGTAACGGATACGCTTGGTTATAACAAATATTATGGTTGGTATAACGGCGAAGCTCAAGATTTCGCAGGTTGGCTTGATGGCTTCCACGAAAAAAATCCTAATGTAAAACTAGGTATCTCAGAGTATGGTGCAGAGGGAATTATTCAATATCATACAAATGATCCTCAGGTAAAGGATTATACAGAGGAATATCATGCACTTTACCATGAAATCGTATGGGGAATATTCAAGAAACGTCCGTTCCTATGGTCCACTTATGTTTGGAATATGTTCGACTTCGGAGCTAACATTCGTGATGAAGGTGGCGTGAAAGGACGTAATAATAAAGGCTTAGTGACTTACGATCGCAAGATTAAGAAGGATGCTTTCTATATGTACAAGGCGAATTGGTCAGAAGAGAAATTTGTCCACATTACAAGCAAACGATTCGTTGATCGCGTAGATGAAACAATAGGTGTTAAAGTTTACTCTAATTGTAGCTCTGTAACTTTGTATGTAAATGGAGTGCAGCATTCTACAGTGGCAAGTGAGGATTGTGTGTTCCAATTTGACAATATCTCCTTACGCGATGGTCTTAACGAGATTACAGTACGTGCGGACCAAGAGGGCGCAACATATGAAGATACAGCTCATTTCAACAAAGTGAATGAAGCGAACAAGAGCTACGAGGCACCTGAAGCGAAGGGTGGAATTGTAGATAACTGGTTCGAAATGCCTGATACGACAGATGTTGTCGTTGAAGAATTAGTCATTACAGATGATGTGTACTCTACAAAGTGTACGATAGGAACAATTATGGAGAACGAAGAAGCGAAGGCAGTTGTTACAAAACATTTAGGTGATTTCACCCAACATCCTATGTTCCCTATGGCGCAAGGTTTCTCATTTGATATGCTTGCTACTATGGCTTCTGAGGTCTTCTCAGAAAAATTATTGTATATGCTCAATAAAGAATTAACTAAGATTAAAAAGAGTTAA
- a CDS encoding AraC family transcriptional regulator gives MDNLYEDFHTTCTLIHSVTKQDTRFIGLDGVAHFQLVEHSLPIAIQHQVETYSTIAELIQVNPPQSYYYYTNTYGLEYIAVGYWREEKLLGYLLVGPFLSNVPSSDWISQIIIVNNLPISERNHLEAFYTSLHMISSSDSDHIGNLLVQLSMHPLIEAQLITSEIITAKLDKEQLKENIEELQTIIEMRYKLEKQLMHLIENGDLNKLRDLMKRTVNIFVMPDRIPESPLRSAKNIYFTLNTLCRIAAERGGLHPVYIHHISEKFSIMIERAPNLPHLNKLRLIILEEYCGAVNTYSTSKYGPLVKQAVAYIQFNLERELSLQGIASELHVNPSHLSRKFLQETNQTIIDFINQKRVEEAKQYLLTGTIPITEIALMVGYNDLNYFGRVFKKFTSQTPREFAKNPL, from the coding sequence ATGGATAATCTATATGAAGATTTTCACACAACATGTACACTTATTCATTCCGTAACTAAGCAGGATACACGGTTTATTGGACTCGATGGGGTCGCTCATTTCCAACTTGTTGAGCATTCCTTACCCATTGCCATTCAACATCAGGTCGAAACATATAGTACAATTGCAGAATTAATACAGGTAAATCCCCCTCAAAGTTATTACTATTACACCAATACGTATGGTCTTGAATACATTGCCGTTGGCTATTGGCGAGAGGAAAAGCTACTTGGTTATTTGCTCGTAGGACCATTTCTGTCTAATGTCCCAAGCTCTGATTGGATTAGTCAAATCATCATCGTCAACAACCTTCCAATTAGCGAACGTAATCATCTAGAAGCATTCTATACTTCGCTTCATATGATAAGTAGTAGTGACTCTGATCATATTGGTAACCTTCTCGTCCAACTCTCAATGCATCCCCTGATAGAGGCACAGCTTATCACGTCAGAGATCATTACAGCAAAGTTGGATAAAGAACAATTAAAAGAAAATATTGAGGAACTTCAAACGATTATTGAAATGAGATACAAGCTTGAGAAACAACTTATGCATCTTATTGAGAATGGTGACTTAAATAAATTACGGGATCTAATGAAACGAACTGTGAATATATTCGTCATGCCCGATCGTATCCCTGAGAGTCCGCTCCGTTCCGCAAAAAATATTTATTTTACCTTGAACACCTTATGTCGAATAGCAGCCGAGCGTGGTGGACTTCACCCTGTCTACATTCATCACATTTCTGAAAAATTTTCTATTATGATCGAACGTGCTCCTAATCTTCCCCATTTGAATAAACTTAGATTAATTATTCTTGAGGAATATTGCGGTGCAGTGAACACATACTCAACTTCTAAATATGGGCCACTTGTTAAACAAGCGGTTGCATATATTCAATTTAATTTGGAAAGAGAATTATCGCTTCAAGGCATTGCCTCGGAACTGCATGTGAATCCATCACATCTCTCTCGAAAATTTTTGCAAGAAACGAATCAGACTATTATAGATTTTATCAACCAGAAACGTGTCGAAGAGGCTAAACAATACTTATTGACAGGAACGATACCAATAACTGAAATCGCGCTTATGGTTGGATATAATGACCTCAATTATTTCGGTAGAGTATTCAAAAAGTTCACTTCACAAACACCTAGAGAGTTCGCAAAAAATCCGCTTTAA